The region CACACGCATCCCCGCCGTGCGGGCCTTCTCTCTTAGGCTCTCAAAAAGCCTTGCAATCTTCTTGAGGCAAAAGGTCAGTTTTGTCATTCGCGCGAAGCAACCCAAAAGGACCAGACCTTTGCCGCAGCCGCTTCAGGATGGGCTACACATGGCCAGAGACTCTTTGGAGTCATCTCGAAACCGCTTCAGCCACTGCCGGACCTCAACTTGTGCCTTCTCCATTTGAGCCGATCGAACTCGCCGAAAGCCTCGGACGCCTAGCGGAACTCGTAGAAATGCGACCCAACGGTCGTAATCCTGCGCTCCCTGTGAAAGCGTGGTTTCTACCGCCTCCAAGTAGTAATCACGGAAAGCTTCCTCAGAACGGTGCCACCGGAGCACTTTCCGCAGCCACTGGCACCGAGCTATGACCCTGAGAATTCCGTGAGGCACTACCAGGGGGATTGCCCATCCCCGCCCAAGGAGCTGAATTTCTGGACAAAGATAATGACGGCGTACGAGAGATTCCCCTTGGGAAAGATCTAGCCGGTAACGGTCATAATCCCTCTGGTCCCGTTCCGGCCGAGTCAAAAGCTCTGCAACATATACTTCGTCCTTGATTGCCATGACTCGGAAAAGGCTCTCCATAGCCACCTGCGTTGCTTCGTACCCTCTCTCCGGTTGATCGTGGCGATGCACTGCCAACAGAACCCGCAGATACCTCCGAGCGTATGCTTCCCCTCCCCACAACAAAAGCTCGTAGAGCCGAAGTGTAAGGTCCCGCAGTACCACGTCTTCTAGGGAGAATTCGCCGATCGACTCAACCACCGCACGCCATAAAGCTTGGGCAAGCTTCTTACCTGGGCTTCCTCGTTTTTCCAGCCAGGAAAGCTTCTCTGAGAGCACCTCCTGGTACCCTCCGTTTTTTGCCGACGCTTCTGCCCTGGGGCGAGCCTCTGCCAGACGACGCCCGAACTCGAATGCCTGCCAGTTCTCGTGAGCCCGATGTCCAAAGGTTTCCCGAATGGCCCACTGGAGACTGTCAAGAGAAAGGGGCAATTCGCCGCGTTGGAAAGCAACCCCTAGAAGTACCAAATTGGCCAAAAGTTTGGTTCCAAACTCCTGTTCCGTCGCCACGAAAAGGTCGATCGCCAAGAATCGACCGGGTCGTGTCGCCCCCCTGAGATACTCGACGAGTTCCTCGACTGAAAAATCCTCTTGCCCGAGCAAACAACGAATGGTGGGTGTCTTGGCCGTATTCACAATCGCGGCGGTTCGCTCCGGAGAAACGACCCGTTGGCAAAAAGTCGGATCCAGCGCCCGGGCCGCTTCCAATAGGTCCAAGCCCAAAAGAAGGTCCGCCTCCCCGTAACGAAGGAGGACCGGCTCCGCACAAGAACGGTCCGTAGGAGAGAATGTCACCTGGCTATACACTCCGCCGTTTCGAATGGCCAGACCCGTCTTCTGGCAGAAACGCACTCGATACCCCTCTCGATGACCAGCACGGACCAGCACCGCCGTAAGGCTTGCGACCCCCATTCCCCCCACCCCGGCAAGATAAACGCTCCAACGCTTGTCCAGCAGGCGCGTCGAGGGAGCCGGCAGACGCGATCCCACTCGACAGCCAGAGGGTTCTGGCTGTCTTCCTCTTCGGATGACCGTGATTTCTTCGAATGCAGGACACGCAAAAAGCTTGGCGCAAGCCCCATCAGCGACACACCAAGAAAGATCCGTTTGAATCTTAGGACCAAAGAAACTCTCTCCAATCGAAAGACCTGGACATCCAGTCGAAAGCGTGCACTCCAAGCAGTATTCGCAAACCTCGGGATTAATCTGGATGTAACGCTTCTGGCGAAGGTAGCCGAATCGGGCGATTTCTTCTCGTTCTCTCCGCGCCACCTTCCGCTGATAGGTAATGGCACACTCCTTGTCGGCGATGACAACCTTGACCCCATCGCGCAGAAGGATCTCTTCCAAAAGCTGCCGATACTTCCTTCGATCGCTAGGATCGATGCGAATCACAGGAGCACCAGCTTGCTGGGTAATAGAGCGGGCGATCGTTTCGATCCTTTGGGTAAATCGGGATTCCCCCATTAGGTCCTCTTCGGTCGCCGGCGTTCCCTGGTGTCCTGTCATCGCCGTTGTGCGATTGTCCAGGATTAGGTAGGTAACATCCTGACCATTTTTCACCGAGTTGGATATGGCTACCAACCCGCTATGAAAAAAGGTAGAATCCCCCATGAAAACGACCTGTTTATTGGTAATAAAAGGATCGACGCCCAACCCTGTCCCACCACCCAACCCCATCCCGCTGTAGTTATGCATCAGCCTCTGGTAGGGCTCGAACATCAACATGGTGTAACACCCGGTATCCCCATGAAAAACGAGGCGCACAGGCCCCTTCCGATGACGTTTCCACATATAGCTCGGATCCCGAAACGCCTTCTCAATCTCTAAAAGGACTGACGCACTATCCCTGTGGGGACAACCGGGGCAGAACGTCGGCGTTCGCGCAACAACGTTGCGTCCCGAGGTGCTCATTGCTTGGATTTTCTTAGCGACACTCCCCAGGCCCACCCAGTCTCGATAGCCATCCTCGTGTTGGCCAATGGCTTCCAACAGGCGCCCCAAGCGTTCGGCCACAAGAGAGGGGTGTAACCCCAGTACATCCGGAAAGCCAGGTAGCCCGTAGGGAAACTGCTTGCCCCAAATGCGACAACTGATCCCCGCCTGGGCAACGGCGCAAGCAATTTGGGATTCCAAAAACGCTCTCCTTTCCTCAACAACCACCACCGCCTCCACACGGGAAGCAAACTCCCGGACGAGCTCCGGATCCAACGGATGACTAATGCCACAGCGCAGGATGGGGAGTTGAGACTCAAGGCCTAGTTCCTCTAAGGCCTGGTAGAGATAGCAAAGCGAAAGCCCTGAGCTAACAAAGCCGATCCGATACCGGTGCTCTGGTGAAAAAGGAGGATCAGCAGGCCAGAAAATCTCATTGACCCCAAGGCGGCGCGCCATCCTCCAAAGTCGCTCCCAGCGCTGCCGTAGTTCCATCTCCTTTTTGCCCGTTCGGGGGGGTAGCAAAACCTTGTCGTAATCAACTCTTTCCGTGTCGATCTCGACCGGATGAAGGGTGCTAAACCGCGTATCGAAGTGATTATGGTGCAACTGGACTGTGCCCCCTCCTTCAGCTTGATAGCTCGAAAGAAGAAAAAGAATGTAACACCCACTCTCTCGAGAGAGGACAAAGGCCGTATTAATCCAATCCTTGACCTCCTGGAGGGAGCTAGGTTCCAAAACCGGCATATGAAGATGCTGCGCGAGAAACCGTGAATCTGCCGGCACCTGAGTAGACTCGCTCCAAGGATCATCCCCAACGATCACCAAAGCTCCTCCCTCCGGATGTGCACCCGCTAAATTGCCCAAGGCAAGGCCGTCGGAAGCCACGTGGAGCCCGACGCTTTTCATAACGGCCGCTGCTCGCAGACCCATCATCTGAGAGCCGTTTAACATGGCTCCAGCAAGCGCCTCGTTATTCGCTAGGATGGCTCGGATGCCGCGTTCCTTGAGAAGATCCCGAACCAGATCAATGGCATCGAAAAAGCCAGAAACGGGAGAACCCGGATACCCGGTCCAAAGGTGGGTACCACCATGTGTCTCCAAAAGCCCCTTAACCAAAAGCTCGGTTCCGGTGAATACCTCTGTCCCCTCTTCCTTGAGAAAGCGAGGATCGACGCGAGCGAGGGCACCGTTTCTCCCCATACGGAGAGCTAGGCTAGAAAGACTCCCTCCTCTCTGTAAACCCTTTTCTAGTGTTTTGGTTCCAGTTACAAAAGGAAAGCCAAGCGAAACCAAAACTCGCTTTACGCTGGCAAACGGGATCGGACACGGCCTGCTAGTATAAGCTGCCCCAGTGGGTAAGCCCGGCTATACCATCCAAGCCAGGACTCTGCCAGAGAAGAGATCCTGGGGAACCGCCGGGAGGAAGCCCTTTTTCGGCGAAGGATATCCCCTTTGGCCAGAGTGGGTTACGCTGTGCGAAACGTCAATCGCCCCTCTTTAACCCCTAGCTCGGATCCACTCACCTTCCTCTTCACAAAGGAATTCCATAGATACTAGGCTCCAGCAGGAGGAGCAGGACTTGCCAGGCGGGGTGCCGGAGCTCCAAAGGCCTCAAACTGAGGCAGATAGTCCTGCGAGTATCCCGGAACCCCGTATTCATAAGGTCCACGATAGACCAAGGGTTGCCGCTGGAAATTTCCATGCGGGGGTGGTGTCGGGGTAGCCCACTCAAGCGTGGTGGCTTCCCACGGGTTGTCTGACTCCACCTTGCGACCAAACCAGAGGCTCCAGAAGAAATTGACAATGAAGAAAAGCTGGAAAATTCCAAGCAGCCACGTACTAACCGACATCACATAATTGAGTTGCAGAACCCCCTGGGCCAATTGCCAAGAAGCACCTCCGTCATACCACCGGCGATGAATGCCCGCGAAACCCTGAATCAGCATAGGCCAGAAAATGCCATTCATGAAAATCAGCGAACCCCAGAAGTGAATCTTGCCCAAAAACTCGTTAAGATAGCGTCCGGTGGCCTTCGGAAACCAATAGTACACGGCCGCGAAGGCAGCGAAGAGCGATCCTGGAGCTACCAGATAATGGAAGTGCCCGATCACGTAGTACGTATCATGTAAGACCAAGCCTGCCGCGCTGAAAGCCAAAGGCAACCCGGTAAGTCCACCAATCCCAAACATGGGGATAAAGGCCAAGGCCCAGAGCATGGGAAGGGTGAAACGAATCGAAGCGCCCCAAAGCGAAAGCACAAGGCAACTAATGATGAGGACAGAGGGGACCGAAATGGAGACAGTGGTGGTCTGGAAAAATGCGCTTACGGCAGGACCCATTCCCGTCATGTACATGTGATGAGCCCACACGATCATGGAAAGAAAACCGATCGCACAAACCGAATAGACCATGATCTTATACCCGTAGAGCGGCTTGCGGATATTGTTTGCTATGACCTCCGCCACAATGCCAAGCGCGGGGAGAACCAGTACATAGACCTCCGGATGCGCCAGGAACCAGAAAAGATGCTGCCACAAAATGGGAGTCCCTCCTCCACTGACCGGAGCCAGTTGCCCATTAACGACAAGACCTGTGGGAGCAAAAAAACTCGTCCCAAATACCCGGTCCATAAATTGCATAATCGCGGCCGCCTCTAAGGGAGGGAAGGCCAGGAGCAAAAGAAAAGCCGTTACGAGTTCCGCCCAAACAAAGAAAGGCAGCCGCATCCACGTCATTCCCGGAGCGCGCAACTGGATGATCGTAGCAAGAAAATTAATGGAACCTAAAAGCGACGCCGTGATAACAAAAATCATCCCGATGATCCACAGGGTCTGCCCGTTCAAAATCGGGTGAAATCCAGGTCCGTTGTCCACCACGTCTGCCAGCGGAGTGTAAGCGGTCCAGCCGGTTTTCGCCGCTCCTCCTGGCACAAAAAAGCTGGCTAGCATGATGAGCCCACCCACAAACTGAGCCCAAAAGCTGGCCATATTGATCCGCGGGAACGCCATATCCGGGGCTCCCACCTGCAGGGGCACGACAAAATTCCCAATTCCCGCAAAACCCAACGGGACAACCCCAAGGAAAATCATGATCGTCCCATGCATGGCCCCGAAGGTGTTATAGAGCTGCGGGGTAATGACCCCTCCAGGCGCCATGGTCGGACCCAGAAGTTTTTCTAATATTGGACCCACCCATGGAACCGGCTGGCCCGGATGTGCGAGCTGCCAACGCATGACCATCATCAAGCTAAACCCGATGAAAAGGAAAAGGAGAGCCGTGACGGTATACTGCAACCCGATCACCTTGTGATCGGTAGAAAAGACCCACCGTCGCCACCAGGGAAGCTGGCGATAGTGATGTTCCAGTTCCTCCCAGCTCTCTTCTACGTGAAGAACCCCTTCCCCGCTCGATGCTCCTGCCGCGTGATGTGCGCTGTCCATGGTTTCCTACCTATCTCGCTTTTTATCCTGCTTACAAAAAACTTATCGGTGCACCCACCGTTGCCTTACGACAAATACTGCCCAATCCTTGTCTAAAAGTAGAAGTGGTTTCCACCACACGTCAAACGAAAATCGCAAGTTTGTCTTCTATCGTTTTTTTGTACCATATTAGCACAGCTTATACCTTACTCACGTGCCCACACTCTGGAGTTGGGTTCGAATCGAATAGATGAACATCTTCTTTAAGTGCCAGCCCTTTGTCCCCTCCCGGACCACCAGAGCATCATAGTTCTGCTGGAAACGCCGCCCGTTTTTCCACTCCACGTAGAGAAAGAACTGCACAGGAGCTTCCACCTCTCGGGTCCACGGATTGCGGCTCGGGTCGCCCAGTTGTTGCACCCGAAGCTCATACAATCTAATGCCGAGTTTTCCAGCTTGCCCGCCTCCCAAAAGATCCTCCTTAAGGGCTTCCTCAACCTCGCTTCGGTCCGGTTTCCAAACCCCACTGGTCTCCACCAAATAGAAGGCTTGATCACACCCAGTCCATACCATCGTGCCGAAACCAAGAGCGCAGGCCACCAATCCT is a window of Candidatus Methylacidithermus pantelleriae DNA encoding:
- a CDS encoding 2-oxoacid:acceptor oxidoreductase family protein, which produces MGRNGALARVDPRFLKEEGTEVFTGTELLVKGLLETHGGTHLWTGYPGSPVSGFFDAIDLVRDLLKERGIRAILANNEALAGAMLNGSQMMGLRAAAVMKSVGLHVASDGLALGNLAGAHPEGGALVIVGDDPWSESTQVPADSRFLAQHLHMPVLEPSSLQEVKDWINTAFVLSRESGCYILFLLSSYQAEGGGTVQLHHNHFDTRFSTLHPVEIDTERVDYDKVLLPPRTGKKEMELRQRWERLWRMARRLGVNEIFWPADPPFSPEHRYRIGFVSSGLSLCYLYQALEELGLESQLPILRCGISHPLDPELVREFASRVEAVVVVEERRAFLESQIACAVAQAGISCRIWGKQFPYGLPGFPDVLGLHPSLVAERLGRLLEAIGQHEDGYRDWVGLGSVAKKIQAMSTSGRNVVARTPTFCPGCPHRDSASVLLEIEKAFRDPSYMWKRHRKGPVRLVFHGDTGCYTMLMFEPYQRLMHNYSGMGLGGGTGLGVDPFITNKQVVFMGDSTFFHSGLVAISNSVKNGQDVTYLILDNRTTAMTGHQGTPATEEDLMGESRFTQRIETIARSITQQAGAPVIRIDPSDRRKYRQLLEEILLRDGVKVVIADKECAITYQRKVARREREEIARFGYLRQKRYIQINPEVCEYCLECTLSTGCPGLSIGESFFGPKIQTDLSWCVADGACAKLFACPAFEEITVIRRGRQPEPSGCRVGSRLPAPSTRLLDKRWSVYLAGVGGMGVASLTAVLVRAGHREGYRVRFCQKTGLAIRNGGVYSQVTFSPTDRSCAEPVLLRYGEADLLLGLDLLEAARALDPTFCQRVVSPERTAAIVNTAKTPTIRCLLGQEDFSVEELVEYLRGATRPGRFLAIDLFVATEQEFGTKLLANLVLLGVAFQRGELPLSLDSLQWAIRETFGHRAHENWQAFEFGRRLAEARPRAEASAKNGGYQEVLSEKLSWLEKRGSPGKKLAQALWRAVVESIGEFSLEDVVLRDLTLRLYELLLWGGEAYARRYLRVLLAVHRHDQPERGYEATQVAMESLFRVMAIKDEVYVAELLTRPERDQRDYDRYRLDLSQGESLVRRHYLCPEIQLLGRGWAIPLVVPHGILRVIARCQWLRKVLRWHRSEEAFRDYYLEAVETTLSQGAQDYDRWVAFLRVPLGVRGFRRVRSAQMEKAQVEVRQWLKRFRDDSKESLAMCSPS
- a CDS encoding cytochrome c oxidase subunit I, whose product is MDSAHHAAGASSGEGVLHVEESWEELEHHYRQLPWWRRWVFSTDHKVIGLQYTVTALLFLFIGFSLMMVMRWQLAHPGQPVPWVGPILEKLLGPTMAPGGVITPQLYNTFGAMHGTIMIFLGVVPLGFAGIGNFVVPLQVGAPDMAFPRINMASFWAQFVGGLIMLASFFVPGGAAKTGWTAYTPLADVVDNGPGFHPILNGQTLWIIGMIFVITASLLGSINFLATIIQLRAPGMTWMRLPFFVWAELVTAFLLLLAFPPLEAAAIMQFMDRVFGTSFFAPTGLVVNGQLAPVSGGGTPILWQHLFWFLAHPEVYVLVLPALGIVAEVIANNIRKPLYGYKIMVYSVCAIGFLSMIVWAHHMYMTGMGPAVSAFFQTTTVSISVPSVLIISCLVLSLWGASIRFTLPMLWALAFIPMFGIGGLTGLPLAFSAAGLVLHDTYYVIGHFHYLVAPGSLFAAFAAVYYWFPKATGRYLNEFLGKIHFWGSLIFMNGIFWPMLIQGFAGIHRRWYDGGASWQLAQGVLQLNYVMSVSTWLLGIFQLFFIVNFFWSLWFGRKVESDNPWEATTLEWATPTPPPHGNFQRQPLVYRGPYEYGVPGYSQDYLPQFEAFGAPAPRLASPAPPAGA